Proteins found in one Cervus canadensis isolate Bull #8, Minnesota chromosome 24, ASM1932006v1, whole genome shotgun sequence genomic segment:
- the FZD7 gene encoding frizzled-7, with protein MRGSRAAASRLPLDLCTLVLALLGALPAGAGAQPYHGEKGISVPDHGFCQPISIPLCTDIAYNQTILPNLLGHTNQEDAGLEVHQFYPLVKVQCSPELRFFLCSMYAPVCTVLDKAIPPCRSLCERARQGCEALMNKFGFQWPERLRCENFPVHGAGEICVGQNTSDGSGGAGGGPTAYPTAPYLPDLPFTALPPGAADGRGRSAFPFSCPRQLKVPPYLGYRFLGERDCGAPCEPGRANGLMYFKEEERRFARLWVGVWSVLCCASTLFTVLTYLVDMRRFSYPERPIIFLSGCYFMVAVAHVAGFLLEDRAVCVERFSDDGYRTVAQGTKKEGCTILFMVLYFFGMASSIWWVILSLTWFLAAGMKWGHEAIEANSQYFHLAAWAVPAVKTITILAMGQVDGDLLSGVCYVGLSSVDALRGFVLAPLFVYLFIGTSFLLAGFVSLFRIRTIMKHDGTKTEKLEKLMVRIGVFSVLYTVPATIVLACYFYEQAFREHWERTWLLQTCKSYAVPCPPGHFPPMSPDFTVFMIKYLMTMIVGITTGFWIWSGKTLQSWRRFYHRLSHSSKGETAAPTHMAGVFYKHKE; from the coding sequence ATGCGGGGCTCCCGCGCGGCGGCGTCGCGCTTGCCTCTGGACCTTTGCACCCTGGTGCTGGCGCTGCTGGGCGCACTGCCCGCGGGCGCCGGGGCGCAGCCGTACCACGGAGAGAAGGGCATCTCAGTGCCAGACCACGGCTTCTGCCAGCCCATCTCCATCCCGCTGTGCACGGACATCGCCTACAACCAGACCATCCTGCCCAACCTGCTGGGTCACACGAACCAAGAGGACGCGGGCCTCGAGGTGCACCAGTTCTACCCGCTGGTGAAGGTGCAGTGTTCTCCCGAGCTGCGCTTCTTCCTCTGCTCCATGTACGCACCCGTGTGTACGGTGCTCGACAAGGCCATCCCTCCGTGCCGCTCTCTGTGCGAGCGTGCCCGCCAGGGCTGTGAGGCACTCATGAACAAGTTCGGCTTCCAATGGCCTGAGCGGCTGCGTTGCGAGAACTTCCCCGTGCACGGCGCTGGCGAGATCTGCGTGGGCCAAAACACGTCGGACGGCTCcgggggcgcgggcggcggccCCACCGCCTACCCTACCGCACCCTACCTGCCCGACCTGCCCTTCACCGCGCTGCCTCCGGGGGCCGCTGACGGCCGGGGCCGCTCCGCTTTCCCCTTCTCGTGCCCCCGCCAGCTCAAGGTGCCCCCCTACCTGGGCTACCGCTTCCTGGGCGAGCGCGACTGCGGCGCCCCTTGCGAGCCGGGCCGCGCCAACGGCCTTATGTACTTTAAGGAGGAGGAGAGGCGCTTCGCCCGCCTCTGGGTGGGCGTGTGGTCTGTGCTCTGCTGCGCCTCGACTCTCTTCACCGTGCTCACCTACCTAGTGGACATGCGGCGGTTCAGCTACCCGGAGCGGCCCATCATCTTCCTGTCGGGCTGCTACTTCATGGTGGCCGTGGCGCACGTGGCCGGCTTCCTGCTGGAGGACCGCGCCGTGTGCGTGGAGCGCTTCTCGGACGACGGCTACCGCACGGTGGCGCAGGGCACCAAGAAGGAGGGCTGCACCATCCTCTTCATGGTGCTCTACTTCTTCGGCATGGCCAGTTCCATCTGGTGGGTCATCCTGTCGCTGACTTGGTTCCTGGCGGCCGGCATGAAGTGGGGCCACGAGGCCATCGAGGCCAACTCGCAGTACTTCCACCTGGCTGCCTGGGCGGTGCCGGCTGTCAAGACCATCACCATCCTGGCCATGGGCCAGGTGGACGGGGACCTGCTCAGCGGGGTGTGCTACGTGGGCCTGTCCAGCGTGGACGCGCTGCGGGGCTTCGTGCTGGCGCCCTTGTTCGTCTACCTCTTCATCGGCACGTCCTTCCTGCTGGCCGGCTTCGTGTCGCTCTTCCGCATCCGCACCATCATGAAGCACGACGGCACCAAGACGGAAAAGCTGGAGAAGCTGATGGTGCGCATCGGCGTCTTCAGCGTGCTCTACACCGTGCCGGCCACCATCGTCCTGGCCTGCTACTTCTACGAGCAGGCCTTCCGCGAACACTGGGAGCGCACCTGGCTCCTGCAGACGTGCAAGAGCTACGCGGTGCCCTGCCCGCCCGGCCACTTCCCGCCCATGAGCCCCGACTTCACCG